A single region of the Polymorphum gilvum SL003B-26A1 genome encodes:
- a CDS encoding prephenate/arogenate dehydrogenase family protein: MPEPLFQRVALIGIGLIGSSIARVVREENLAREIVISTRSPQTLARAEELGLGDRYEADAAVAVEGADLVVLGIPVGASEAVAKWIAPSLKKGAILTDVGSTKASVVAQIAPHVPKGVHFIPGHPIAGTEHSGPDAGFATLFQNRWCILTPLPGTNPEALEKLSAFWRACGSNVDTMDPQHHDLVLAIVSHLPHLIAYNIVGTADDLETVTKSEVIKYSASGFRDFTRLAASDPTMWRDVCLHNKDAILEMLARFSEDLAALQRAIRWGDGQALFDLFTRTRGIRRSIIEAGQETAAPDFGRHKA; the protein is encoded by the coding sequence ATGCCTGAGCCCCTGTTCCAGCGCGTCGCCCTGATCGGCATCGGCCTGATCGGGTCCTCGATCGCCCGCGTCGTCCGCGAGGAGAACCTCGCCCGGGAGATCGTCATCTCCACCCGCTCGCCGCAGACGCTGGCCCGCGCAGAGGAACTGGGCCTCGGCGACCGTTACGAGGCCGACGCGGCCGTGGCGGTGGAGGGTGCGGACCTGGTCGTGCTCGGTATTCCGGTCGGCGCCAGCGAGGCGGTCGCCAAATGGATCGCGCCGTCGCTGAAGAAAGGCGCGATCCTGACCGATGTCGGGTCGACCAAGGCCTCCGTCGTTGCCCAGATCGCCCCCCATGTGCCGAAGGGTGTCCATTTCATCCCTGGCCATCCGATCGCGGGCACGGAGCATTCGGGGCCGGACGCCGGTTTCGCGACCCTGTTCCAGAACCGCTGGTGCATCCTGACGCCGCTGCCCGGCACGAACCCGGAAGCGCTGGAGAAGCTCTCCGCCTTCTGGCGCGCCTGCGGCTCCAACGTCGACACCATGGACCCGCAGCACCACGACCTGGTGCTCGCCATCGTCTCGCACCTGCCGCACCTGATCGCCTATAACATCGTCGGTACCGCCGACGACCTGGAGACGGTCACCAAATCCGAGGTGATCAAGTATTCCGCCTCGGGCTTCCGCGACTTCACCCGCCTGGCGGCTTCCGATCCGACCATGTGGCGCGATGTCTGCCTGCACAACAAGGACGCCATCCTGGAGATGCTGGCACGCTTCTCGGAGGATCTGGCCGCCCTGCAGCGGGCGATCCGCTGGGGCGACGGCCAGGCGCTGTTCGACCTGTTCACGCGCACCCGCGGCATCCGCCGCTCGATCATCGAGGCCGGCCAAGAAACGGCGGCACCGGATTTTGGCCGTCACAAGGCGTGA
- a CDS encoding SAM-dependent methyltransferase — protein MAGTLTLEDGSTCLDFITLFFINPAPMGLYPLQHRLSRLWERLRRFHQGHMIGRTERDVRHHYDLSTDLYRLFLDDGLNYSCAYYRTPDDTLEQAQAAKLDHILAKLDLKPGMRVLEIGGGWGSLAMRMGEAGAEVTSLNVSPEQIAVAEARVAEAGLERTVRFVRQDYRTFSGKFDRIVSVGMMEHVGIGRLDGYFAKVRDCLEPGGYAMIHSIGRMAPPGSAGPFILKYIFPGGYCPALSEVMTSVERLGLWVCDMEVLRLHYYYTIRAWRQRFEARRDEAARLYDERFCRMWEFYLCGVEISFLHGINMVFQLMLSLERDAVPILRDFIVDNERELRGDIQHIRHAATK, from the coding sequence ATGGCCGGAACGCTTACTTTGGAAGACGGGTCGACCTGCCTGGATTTCATCACCCTGTTCTTCATCAATCCGGCCCCGATGGGGCTGTATCCCCTGCAGCACAGGCTGTCGCGGTTGTGGGAACGGCTGCGCCGCTTCCACCAGGGACACATGATCGGCCGGACCGAGCGCGACGTGCGCCACCATTACGACCTGTCGACCGATCTCTACCGCCTGTTCCTCGACGACGGCCTGAACTACAGCTGCGCCTACTACCGCACGCCGGACGACACGCTGGAACAGGCCCAGGCCGCCAAGCTCGATCACATCCTGGCCAAGCTAGACCTCAAGCCGGGCATGCGCGTGCTGGAGATCGGCGGCGGTTGGGGCTCGCTGGCCATGCGCATGGGGGAAGCCGGCGCAGAGGTGACTTCGCTCAACGTCTCGCCAGAGCAGATCGCCGTCGCCGAGGCGCGGGTTGCCGAAGCCGGGCTCGAGCGCACCGTGCGCTTCGTCCGCCAGGACTACCGGACCTTCTCGGGCAAATTCGACCGGATCGTCTCCGTCGGCATGATGGAACACGTCGGCATCGGCCGCCTGGACGGCTATTTCGCCAAGGTGCGCGACTGCCTGGAACCGGGCGGCTATGCCATGATCCACTCGATCGGCCGCATGGCGCCGCCCGGCTCGGCCGGTCCGTTCATCCTGAAATACATCTTCCCCGGCGGCTACTGCCCGGCCCTGTCGGAGGTGATGACCTCGGTCGAGCGGCTCGGCCTGTGGGTCTGCGACATGGAGGTGCTGCGGCTGCACTACTACTACACGATCCGCGCCTGGCGGCAGCGCTTCGAGGCGCGCCGGGACGAGGCGGCCCGGCTCTACGACGAGCGGTTCTGTCGCATGTGGGAATTTTACCTTTGCGGCGTGGAAATCAGCTTCCTGCATGGTATCAACATGGTGTTCCAGCTCATGCTGTCGCTGGAACGCGACGCGGTGCCGATCCTCCGCGATTTCATCGTCGACAACGAACGGGAGCTGCGTGGCGACATCCAGCACATCCGGCACGCCGCCACGAAATAG
- a CDS encoding polyprenyl synthetase family protein, giving the protein MDVTERLEAHLAEVAGRMEAVLADALAPAPKDGETERPSRLVEAMRHAALGGGKRLRPVLMVETARLFGRADDGVYRAAAALECIHCYSLVHDDLPAMDDDDLRRGRPTVHKAFDEATAILAGDALLTLAFDLIAEAPVHPDPAVRLRLSQELARAAGVGGMAGGQMLDLEAEHRVRSETEIRTLQAMKTGALLRYACRAGAILADAGAEDVARMTRFGEVVGLAFQLADDLLDLEAQADAVGKATGKDAAAGKATLVALYGPQQTRVILADLSAEAKALLASDGARGDLLSQLAAFVAERQR; this is encoded by the coding sequence ATGGACGTGACCGAACGGCTGGAAGCGCATCTTGCGGAGGTGGCCGGGCGCATGGAGGCGGTTCTGGCCGACGCGCTCGCCCCCGCGCCCAAGGATGGCGAGACGGAACGCCCGTCACGGTTGGTCGAGGCCATGCGCCATGCGGCGCTGGGCGGCGGCAAGCGGCTGCGGCCGGTGCTGATGGTCGAGACGGCGCGTCTGTTCGGCCGCGCCGACGACGGCGTCTACCGCGCCGCCGCAGCGCTGGAATGCATCCACTGCTATTCGCTGGTTCACGACGATCTGCCGGCGATGGACGACGATGACCTGCGCCGGGGGCGCCCGACCGTCCACAAGGCGTTCGACGAAGCGACTGCCATCCTGGCCGGCGATGCGCTGCTGACGCTCGCCTTCGACCTGATCGCGGAGGCCCCGGTGCATCCCGATCCGGCGGTGCGGTTGAGGCTGTCGCAGGAGCTGGCGCGCGCCGCCGGCGTCGGCGGCATGGCCGGCGGCCAGATGCTGGACCTGGAGGCCGAGCACCGCGTGCGCAGCGAGACCGAGATCCGCACGCTGCAGGCGATGAAGACCGGCGCGCTGCTGCGCTACGCCTGCCGGGCCGGGGCGATCCTGGCCGACGCGGGCGCGGAGGACGTGGCGCGGATGACGCGGTTCGGCGAAGTCGTCGGTCTCGCCTTCCAGCTTGCCGACGACCTGCTTGACCTGGAAGCGCAGGCGGATGCGGTCGGCAAGGCCACGGGGAAGGATGCGGCCGCCGGCAAGGCGACGCTGGTGGCGCTTTACGGGCCGCAGCAGACGCGTGTGATCCTTGCCGACTTGTCGGCCGAAGCGAAGGCGCTCCTCGCCAGCGACGGCGCGCGCGGAGACCTGCTCAGCCAGCTTGCCGCCTTCGTCGCCGAGCGGCAGCGCTGA
- a CDS encoding putative bifunctional diguanylate cyclase/phosphodiesterase yields MRKAVPVSDFRLIGGLLVAGVVFVACALQLISYFVDHWIARDAQMESRMWAEGLSEKLTDLEAIANASEPSAQSLEVIRLAGTMGRVFRFKIFGDDGRLRLVVDDQGRIETEGADLATHNPQAAAVFQTGTPFTQVFDDRKPGRPDVYAETYLPIVRDGRIAAVVEVYVDQSETATRFRHDLTLAGLLLSALLALAFSIPYTAFVVRSQGKRVADARADFHARHDGLTGVLNRAAFMDRLEETVRTAAADGEAIALHVIDIDRFKAVNDELGPEEGDALIRLVAMRASEMIRPYDFIGRFGGDEFVIAQCGILCQRQAESMAQRLVRRLSETYAVEDRDVPISVSIGCALMPADATSARELVKKAGFALSFVKNTGRNGFSFFRDTMEEELVRRRELERLVRLASRDRNFLLHFQPIMCVAEGRITGFEALLRLPDDTGEMVPPTEFIPVAEDLGLLPTIGGWVIRKACQSATSWPDDLSIAINLSPSQFAAGNLAEFVARTLEETGLAPGRLELEITESLLLDDSDSVLRQLNDLKALGVSIVMDDFGTGYSSLSYLWRFPFDKIKIDRSFMDGYAQSAETIQKILSTIIALGRALNMRVTIEGVETLLQARAIEGLAVDHLQGYLFGRPQAEIEIPGNLLKDFLRTVDGLKDKGGSAEALAAFTAPRSA; encoded by the coding sequence ATGCGTAAGGCGGTGCCAGTTTCTGATTTCCGGCTCATCGGCGGCCTGCTGGTCGCCGGCGTCGTCTTTGTGGCCTGCGCGCTGCAGTTGATTTCCTATTTCGTCGACCACTGGATCGCCCGCGACGCGCAGATGGAATCGCGCATGTGGGCGGAAGGCCTTTCGGAAAAGCTGACCGACCTGGAGGCCATTGCCAACGCCTCGGAGCCGTCGGCCCAGAGCCTCGAGGTCATCCGTCTCGCCGGCACCATGGGCCGCGTCTTCCGCTTCAAGATCTTCGGCGACGACGGCCGGCTGCGGCTGGTGGTCGACGACCAGGGCCGCATCGAGACCGAAGGCGCCGACCTTGCCACCCACAACCCGCAGGCCGCCGCCGTGTTCCAGACCGGCACTCCGTTCACGCAGGTCTTCGACGACAGGAAGCCGGGACGGCCGGACGTCTATGCGGAGACCTACCTGCCGATCGTCAGGGACGGCAGGATCGCCGCCGTCGTCGAGGTCTATGTCGACCAGAGCGAAACCGCGACCCGGTTCCGCCACGACCTGACGCTCGCGGGACTGCTGCTGAGCGCCCTGCTCGCCCTCGCCTTCTCGATTCCCTACACCGCCTTCGTGGTCCGTTCGCAAGGCAAGCGCGTCGCCGACGCCAGGGCCGACTTCCACGCCCGCCACGACGGCCTGACCGGCGTGCTCAACCGGGCCGCCTTCATGGACCGACTCGAAGAGACCGTCCGCACCGCGGCCGCCGACGGCGAGGCCATCGCCCTGCATGTCATCGACATCGACCGCTTCAAGGCCGTCAACGACGAACTGGGACCCGAAGAAGGCGACGCACTGATCCGCCTGGTCGCCATGCGCGCCAGCGAGATGATCAGGCCGTACGACTTCATCGGCCGCTTCGGCGGCGACGAGTTCGTGATCGCCCAGTGCGGCATTCTCTGCCAGCGGCAGGCGGAGTCCATGGCGCAGCGCCTGGTCCGGCGCCTGTCGGAGACCTATGCCGTGGAGGACCGCGACGTGCCGATCTCGGTCAGCATCGGCTGCGCGCTGATGCCCGCCGACGCCACGTCGGCGCGCGAGCTGGTCAAGAAGGCCGGCTTCGCGCTGTCCTTCGTCAAGAACACGGGCCGCAACGGCTTCAGCTTCTTCCGCGACACCATGGAAGAGGAACTGGTGCGACGGCGCGAGCTTGAGCGCCTCGTTCGCCTCGCCTCGCGCGACCGCAATTTCCTGCTGCATTTCCAGCCGATCATGTGCGTCGCCGAAGGGCGCATCACCGGCTTCGAGGCCCTGTTGCGCCTGCCGGACGACACCGGCGAGATGGTGCCGCCGACCGAGTTCATCCCGGTCGCCGAGGATCTCGGCCTGCTGCCGACCATCGGCGGCTGGGTCATCCGCAAGGCCTGCCAGTCGGCCACCTCCTGGCCGGACGACCTGTCGATCGCGATCAACCTGTCGCCGTCCCAGTTCGCCGCGGGCAACCTCGCCGAGTTCGTCGCCAGGACCCTCGAGGAGACCGGCCTGGCCCCCGGCCGACTGGAGCTGGAGATCACCGAAAGTCTGCTGTTGGACGACAGCGACAGCGTCCTGCGACAGCTGAACGACCTCAAGGCGCTCGGCGTCAGCATCGTCATGGACGATTTCGGCACCGGCTATTCGAGCCTCAGCTACCTGTGGCGGTTCCCGTTCGACAAGATCAAGATCGACCGCAGCTTCATGGACGGCTACGCACAATCGGCGGAAACGATCCAGAAGATCCTGTCGACGATCATCGCGCTCGGCCGCGCCCTGAACATGCGGGTGACCATCGAAGGCGTCGAGACCCTGCTTCAGGCGCGCGCCATCGAAGGCCTCGCCGTGGACCATCTGCAGGGCTACCTGTTCGGCAGGCCGCAGGCGGAGATCGAAATCCCCGGCAACCTGCTGAAGGATTTCCTGCGCACGGTCGACGGCCTGAAGGACAAGGGCGGCAGTGCCGAAGCCCTCGCCGCCTTCACCGCACCCAGAAGCGCCTGA
- the pheA gene encoding chorismate mutase, with amino-acid sequence MSDDPAQLPSLDALRRRIDAIDADLHRLLMDRARVIDGIVAAKRASGAEGVMFRPDREADMMRRMVERHAGSLPLTAVEHLWREIISTSTRLQGDYRVHLDGGADIAAMRDLARFYFGFSVEMETPGDAADVVGTVAASVSDLGIVALSERADLPWWRGLGTDGAQIVARLPFFVAEDRPADLPAVVICRPIPGQEMPDTRVFDARWIGALPGSLMNSGIEVLSFFRTGDGVDALLAVSADMTEEDVLAACIEAGAEPDVLRPVGGYAAPIDIDPGAEDEFETGGWGDPRADEA; translated from the coding sequence ATGTCCGACGACCCTGCCCAGCTCCCGTCCCTCGACGCCCTGCGCCGGCGCATCGACGCCATCGATGCGGACCTGCACCGGCTGTTGATGGATCGCGCGCGGGTGATCGACGGCATCGTCGCGGCCAAGCGCGCAAGCGGCGCCGAAGGGGTGATGTTCCGCCCCGACCGGGAGGCCGACATGATGCGCCGCATGGTCGAGCGCCATGCCGGCTCGCTGCCGCTGACCGCGGTGGAGCACCTGTGGCGCGAGATCATCTCGACCAGCACCCGGCTGCAGGGCGACTACCGGGTGCATCTGGACGGCGGTGCCGACATCGCAGCCATGCGCGACCTGGCGCGGTTCTACTTCGGCTTTTCCGTCGAGATGGAAACGCCGGGCGATGCCGCTGACGTGGTCGGCACAGTGGCCGCCTCGGTCTCCGACCTCGGCATCGTCGCGCTGAGCGAGCGTGCCGACTTGCCGTGGTGGCGCGGCCTGGGTACGGACGGCGCACAGATCGTCGCGCGCCTGCCCTTCTTCGTCGCCGAGGACCGGCCGGCCGACCTGCCGGCGGTGGTCATCTGCCGCCCGATCCCCGGCCAGGAGATGCCCGACACCCGCGTCTTCGACGCCCGCTGGATCGGCGCCCTCCCCGGCAGCCTGATGAACAGCGGCATCGAGGTTCTGAGTTTCTTCCGCACCGGCGACGGCGTCGACGCGCTGCTCGCCGTCTCGGCGGACATGACCGAAGAGGACGTCCTGGCGGCCTGCATCGAGGCTGGCGCCGAGCCGGACGTGCTGCGCCCCGTGGGCGGCTATGCCGCGCCGATCGACATCGATCCTGGCGCGGAGGACGAGTTCGAAACCGGCGGCTGGGGAGACCCGCGCGCCGACGAGGCATGA
- a CDS encoding pyridoxal phosphate-dependent aminotransferase codes for MKTMNTPSITRPQPRPGVLDIAPYVPGKSKATGGARLYKLSSNETPLGASPQARAAYAEVGDKLELYPDGSASALRAAIGDVYGLNPDRIICGAGSDEILSLVSNAYLAPGDEAIYSEHGFLVYEIAIRAAGATPVVAPERNLTTDVDAILARVTGRTKMVYLANPNNPTGTYLPFEEVRRLHAGLPPHVVLVLDAAYAEYVRRNDYEAGMELAATTENVFMTRTFSKIYGLANLRLGWGFGPAHMIDALNRIRGPFNVSGPAIAAGVAAVKDRAFVEAAVGHNDTWLPWVTTELEKLGLAVTPSVGNFVLMHFPDTDGKRAADADAFLSARGCVLRLVANYGLPNALRMSIGSEEANRAVVAALAEFLNS; via the coding sequence ATGAAGACCATGAACACCCCCAGCATCACCCGCCCGCAACCCCGCCCCGGTGTCCTCGACATCGCCCCCTACGTTCCCGGCAAGTCCAAGGCGACCGGCGGCGCCCGGCTGTACAAGCTGTCGTCCAACGAGACGCCACTCGGCGCCAGCCCGCAGGCGCGCGCGGCCTATGCCGAGGTCGGCGACAAGCTGGAGCTCTATCCGGACGGCAGCGCCAGCGCTCTGCGCGCGGCGATCGGCGACGTCTACGGGCTCAACCCGGACCGGATCATCTGCGGCGCCGGCTCGGACGAGATCCTCAGCCTCGTGTCCAACGCCTATCTCGCGCCCGGCGACGAGGCGATCTACAGCGAGCACGGCTTCCTGGTCTACGAGATCGCCATCCGCGCCGCCGGGGCGACGCCGGTGGTGGCGCCGGAAAGGAACCTGACCACGGATGTCGACGCCATCCTGGCGCGGGTCACCGGCCGCACCAAGATGGTCTACCTCGCCAATCCGAACAATCCGACCGGCACCTACCTGCCGTTCGAGGAGGTCCGCCGCCTGCATGCCGGCCTGCCGCCACATGTCGTGCTCGTGCTCGACGCTGCCTATGCTGAATACGTGCGCCGCAACGACTACGAGGCGGGGATGGAACTGGCCGCGACGACCGAGAACGTGTTCATGACGCGCACTTTCTCCAAGATCTACGGCCTTGCCAACCTGCGGCTCGGCTGGGGCTTCGGTCCGGCGCACATGATCGACGCGCTGAACCGCATCCGCGGCCCGTTCAACGTGTCGGGCCCGGCGATCGCCGCCGGCGTCGCCGCGGTGAAGGATCGCGCCTTCGTCGAGGCGGCGGTCGGCCACAACGACACCTGGCTGCCTTGGGTCACGACCGAACTGGAAAAGCTCGGCCTTGCCGTGACGCCGAGCGTCGGCAACTTCGTGCTGATGCATTTCCCCGATACGGACGGCAAGCGCGCCGCCGACGCCGATGCCTTCCTGTCGGCGCGCGGCTGCGTGCTCCGGCTGGTCGCCAATTACGGCCTGCCCAACGCGCTACGCATGTCGATCGGCTCCGAGGAGGCCAACCGTGCCGTGGTCGCCGCCCTCGCCGAGTTCCTGAACAGCTAG